The following are encoded together in the Erpetoichthys calabaricus chromosome 16, fErpCal1.3, whole genome shotgun sequence genome:
- the LOC114643265 gene encoding uncharacterized protein F54H12.2-like: MAFVHCASDECAKSELDVFQLSPTQTSIEKSYYAEVPPLTALSENAPLEFSIAGNDQYLDLNNTLLYLSCKIHKNDGTTLAADSRVALVNYPIASLFSQVDITVGDRLISHSNNCYPYRAFIETVLNYGDETLKTQFSAGLFYKDTPGHHEATALDGPNLGFNKRAAYTSRSHRVDLLGHIHADLFFQEKLLINGVDVKLKLVRNKDDFCLMSNGDQFKVSILSASLFVKRVQVNLAVRLGHAEALMTSNAKYPIDWVQMKVFSIPTGSRVCNQENLFLGQLPKLVVLGFVDNAAFSGSFTHKPFNFKHNNISFMALYLDGEQIRSKPLQPDFASGHCVREYFQLVETADKRMKDKALLVDREEFAKGYSLFAFNLSPDMESTGHDSLIKTGNLRAEIRFAQPLQDTVNMIVYAVFDNIIEINMRRQVIYDYS; this comes from the coding sequence ATGGCTTTTGTACACTGTGCGTCAGATGAATGTGCAAAATCGGAACTGGACGTATTTCAGCTGTCACCAACACAAACCAGCATTGAAAAAAGCTACTATGCCGAAGTGCCGCCTCTCACAGCATTGTCAGAAAATGCCCCACTTGAGTTTTCGATTGCCGGAAATGATCAATACCTGGACCTCAACAACACACTCCTCTACTTAAgctgtaaaatacataaaaatgatggAACAACTCTGGCCGCCGATTCACGTGTTGCCCTTGTAAACTACCCGATTGCTTCTTTGTTCAGTCAGGTGGACATCACCGTCGGAGACAGATTGATCAGTCACAGTAATAATTGTTACCCATATCGAGCGTTTATCGAAACCGTACTAAATTACGGAGACGAGACCctgaaaacacaattttcagCTGGACTGTTCTATAAAGACACACCCGGTCACCACGAAGCCACTGCACTGGATGGCCCAAATTTGGGGTTCAATAAAAGGGCTGCTTACACGTCCAGAAGCCACAGGGTTGATTTATTGGGTCACATCCATGCAGATCTCTTCTTTCAagagaaattattaattaatgggGTTGATGTAAAACTAAAGTTGGTGCGAAATAAGGATGacttttgtctgatgagcaatggTGATCAATTTAAGGTCAGCATATTATCAGCATCATTATTTGTGAAAAGAGTTCAAGTCAACCTGGCAGTCAGACTGGGTCATGCTGAGGCCTTGATGACCAGCAACGCAAAATACCCAATCGACTGGGTTCAAATGAAAGTGTTCAGCATACCTACCGGTAGCCGTGTCTGCAACcaggaaaacctgtttctgggacAGCTGCCCAAATTGGTTGTTTTGGGATTTGTTGACAATGCAGCTTTCAGTGGCAGCTTTACACACAAgccctttaattttaaacataacaacATCAGCTTCATGGCTCTTTACCTGGATGGAGAGCAGATACGCAGCAAGCCTCTGCAGCCTGATTTTGCTAGTGGACACTGTGTCAGAGAATATTTTCAACTGGTGGAGACCGCTGACAAGAGGATGAAAGATAAGGCCCTGTTAGTTGATCGTGAAGAGTTTGCTAAAGGCTATTCACTTTTTGCATTCAACCTAAGCCCTGATATGGAATCAACAGGACACGATTCACTCATCAAAACAGGCAACCTCAGGGCCGAAATAAGATTTGCTCAACCGCTGCAAGATACAGTGAATATGATTGTGTATGCAGTTTTTGACAACATCATTGAAATTAACATGCGTCGGCAAGTTATTTACGACTACAGTTAA